Proteins encoded in a region of the Pseudomonas shahriarae genome:
- the fliG gene encoding flagellar motor switch protein FliG, which produces MSDNRASVAKLTRVDKAAVLLLSLGETDAAQVLRHMGPKEVQRVGVAMAQMRNVHREQVEQVMSEFVEIVGDQTSLGVGSDSYIRKMLTSALGEDKANGLIDRILLGGNTSGLDSLKWMEPRAVADVIRYEHPQIQAIVVAYLDPDQAGEVLGHFDHKVRLDIILRVSSLNTVQPAALKELNTILEKQFSGNSNAARTTLGGIKRAADIMNFLDSSVEGQLMDSIREIDDTLSVQIEDLMFVFNNLSDVDDRGIQALLREVSSDVLVLALKGSDEGVKEKIFKNMSKRASELLRDDLEAKGPVRVSDVETAQKEILTIARRMAEAGEIVLGGKGGEEMI; this is translated from the coding sequence ATGAGTGATAATCGAGCCTCTGTTGCCAAGCTGACCCGGGTCGACAAAGCCGCCGTGCTGCTGCTGTCCCTGGGTGAGACCGACGCTGCCCAAGTGCTGCGCCATATGGGCCCCAAGGAAGTGCAACGGGTCGGTGTGGCCATGGCGCAGATGCGCAATGTGCACCGCGAGCAAGTCGAGCAGGTGATGAGCGAGTTCGTCGAGATCGTCGGCGACCAGACCAGCCTGGGTGTCGGCTCCGACAGCTACATCCGCAAGATGCTCACCTCGGCCCTGGGCGAAGACAAAGCCAACGGCCTGATCGACCGCATCCTGCTGGGCGGCAACACCAGCGGCCTCGACAGCCTCAAGTGGATGGAACCACGGGCGGTGGCGGACGTGATCCGTTACGAGCACCCGCAGATCCAGGCGATTGTCGTGGCCTACCTGGACCCGGACCAGGCCGGCGAAGTGCTCGGCCATTTCGACCACAAGGTGCGCCTGGACATCATCCTGCGCGTCTCGTCGTTGAACACCGTGCAACCGGCGGCCTTGAAAGAACTGAACACCATTCTGGAGAAGCAGTTCTCCGGCAACTCCAACGCGGCCCGTACCACCCTGGGTGGTATCAAGCGCGCGGCCGACATCATGAACTTCCTCGACAGCTCGGTGGAAGGCCAGTTGATGGACTCGATCCGCGAGATCGACGACACCCTGTCGGTGCAGATCGAAGACCTCATGTTCGTGTTCAACAACCTGTCCGATGTCGACGACCGTGGCATCCAGGCGTTGCTGCGTGAAGTGTCCTCCGATGTGCTGGTGCTGGCCCTCAAGGGCTCGGACGAGGGCGTCAAGGAAAAGATCTTCAAGAACATGTCCAAGCGTGCCTCGGAACTGTTGCGCGACGACCTCGAAGCCAAGGGTCCGGTGCGCGTCAGCGACGTGGAAACCGCACAGAAAGAAATCCTCACCATTGCCCGCCGTATGGCCGAAGCCGGAGAAATCGTTCTCGGCGGGAAGGGCGGCGAAGAAATGATTTAA
- the fliH gene encoding flagellar assembly protein FliH has product MSNNDETPSDLIRARDVGGFDVWSLPSFDPHRPEPEPEPVEEVPVEMEEVPLDEVQPLTLEELESIRQEAYNEGFATGEKEGFHSTTLKVRQEADAALSAKLASLERLMGSLFAPIAEQDSQLEKSMVGLVEHISRQVIQRELVLDSSQIESVMREALKLLPLGVGNVRLYINPQDFEQVKALRERHEETWRIVEDAALQPGGCRVETEHSRIDATVETRIAQIMAKLFDQLHEQVLHPAAPDLSIDLDAPDAP; this is encoded by the coding sequence ATGTCGAACAATGATGAGACGCCCAGCGATCTGATTCGCGCCCGGGACGTCGGCGGGTTCGACGTCTGGTCGCTGCCCAGCTTCGACCCGCATAGGCCTGAGCCCGAGCCTGAGCCGGTCGAAGAAGTGCCGGTGGAGATGGAAGAAGTGCCCCTGGACGAAGTCCAGCCACTGACCCTCGAAGAACTCGAAAGCATCCGCCAGGAGGCTTACAACGAAGGCTTTGCCACCGGCGAGAAAGAAGGGTTTCACAGCACCACGCTCAAGGTTCGCCAGGAAGCTGACGCGGCCCTGAGTGCCAAGCTGGCCAGCCTGGAACGCCTGATGGGCAGCCTGTTCGCGCCGATTGCCGAGCAGGATTCGCAGTTGGAAAAGTCCATGGTGGGCCTGGTGGAACACATCTCCCGCCAGGTTATCCAGCGTGAGTTGGTGCTGGACTCCAGCCAGATTGAAAGCGTGATGCGCGAAGCCCTCAAGTTGCTGCCCCTGGGCGTTGGCAATGTGCGGCTGTACATCAACCCTCAGGATTTCGAGCAGGTCAAAGCCCTGCGCGAGCGCCATGAGGAGACTTGGCGGATTGTCGAGGATGCCGCGTTGCAGCCTGGCGGTTGCCGGGTCGAGACCGAGCACAGTCGTATCGACGCTACGGTCGAGACGCGCATTGCGCAGATCATGGCCAAGCTGTTCGACCAGTTGCACGAGCAGGTGCTGCATCCGGCGGCGCCCGACCTGAGCATCGACCTGGACGCCCCGGATGCGCCTTGA
- the fliI gene encoding flagellar protein export ATPase FliI has protein sequence MRLDRTSFAKRLGAYAEATELPGQPILEGRLLRMVGLTLEAEGLRAAMGSRCLVINDDSYHPVQVEAEVMGFSGSKIFLMPVGSLAGIAPGARVVPLADTGRLPMGMSMLGRVLDGAGRALDGKGGMKAEDWVPMDGPTINPLKRNPISQPLDVGIRCINGLLTVGRGQRLGLFAGTGVGKSVLLGMMTRFTEADIIVVGLIGERGREVKEFIEHILGEEGLKRSVVVASPADDAPLMRLRAAMYCTRIAEYFRDKGKNVLLLMDSLTRFAQAQREIALAIGEPPATKGYPPSVFAKLPKLVERAGNAEAGGGSITAFYTVLSEGDDQQDPIADSARGVLDGHIVLSRRLAEEGHYPAIDIEASISRVMPSVVSAEHMTRAQQFKQLWSRYQQSRDLISVGAYVAGGDRETDLAIALQPQLVTYLRQGLNDNISMAESEAHLASVFAPAPGG, from the coding sequence ATGCGCCTTGACCGCACCAGCTTCGCCAAACGCCTGGGCGCTTATGCCGAAGCCACCGAGTTGCCCGGCCAGCCGATCCTAGAGGGCCGCCTGCTGCGCATGGTCGGCCTGACCCTTGAAGCCGAGGGCCTGCGCGCCGCCATGGGCAGCCGCTGCCTGGTGATCAACGATGACAGCTACCACCCGGTGCAGGTGGAAGCGGAAGTCATGGGCTTTTCCGGCAGCAAGATATTCCTGATGCCGGTGGGCAGTCTTGCCGGTATCGCACCGGGGGCGCGGGTCGTGCCACTGGCCGATACCGGGCGCCTACCGATGGGCATGAGCATGCTCGGCCGGGTACTCGACGGCGCCGGCCGCGCCCTCGACGGCAAGGGCGGGATGAAGGCCGAAGACTGGGTGCCAATGGACGGCCCGACCATCAACCCGCTCAAGCGCAACCCCATCAGCCAGCCGCTGGACGTGGGTATTCGCTGTATCAACGGTTTATTGACGGTAGGTCGCGGCCAGCGCCTGGGCCTGTTCGCCGGTACCGGTGTGGGCAAGAGTGTGCTGCTGGGCATGATGACGCGCTTTACCGAGGCCGACATTATCGTGGTCGGCCTGATTGGCGAGCGGGGCCGTGAGGTCAAGGAGTTCATCGAGCATATCCTCGGTGAAGAGGGCCTCAAGCGCTCGGTCGTGGTGGCCTCGCCGGCGGACGATGCGCCGCTGATGCGTCTGCGCGCGGCTATGTACTGCACGCGGATTGCCGAATATTTTCGCGACAAGGGCAAGAATGTCCTGTTGCTGATGGACTCCCTCACCCGTTTCGCCCAGGCCCAGCGGGAAATCGCCCTGGCCATTGGCGAGCCGCCGGCAACCAAGGGCTATCCGCCATCGGTATTTGCCAAGCTGCCCAAGCTGGTGGAGCGGGCGGGTAATGCCGAGGCCGGTGGTGGCTCGATCACGGCGTTCTACACCGTACTCTCTGAAGGCGATGACCAGCAGGACCCGATTGCCGACTCGGCGCGGGGTGTGCTCGACGGGCATATCGTGCTGTCCCGGCGCCTGGCCGAGGAAGGGCACTACCCGGCCATTGATATCGAAGCGTCCATCAGCCGGGTGATGCCGTCGGTGGTCAGCGCCGAGCATATGACCCGCGCCCAGCAGTTCAAGCAGTTGTGGTCGCGCTACCAACAGAGCCGCGACCTGATCAGCGTGGGGGCCTATGTGGCCGGTGGCGACCGCGAGACCGACCTGGCGATTGCCCTGCAACCGCAACTGGTGACCTACCTGCGCCAGGGCCTGAACGACAATATCAGCATGGCCGAAAGCGAAGCGCACCTGGCGTCGGTGTTCGCCCCTGCGCCTGGCGGTTAA
- the fliJ gene encoding flagellar export protein FliJ, whose amino-acid sequence MATSRAARLAPVVEMAESAERTAAQRLGHFQGQVRLAESKLGDLERFRGEYQQQWIDRGSKGVSGQWLMNYQHFLNQLESAVGQQRQSLAWHQNNLDKAREGWQQAYARVEGLRKLVQRYIDEARALEDKREQKLLDELSQRLPRQDQY is encoded by the coding sequence ATGGCAACCAGTCGCGCCGCGCGCCTTGCTCCCGTGGTGGAGATGGCCGAAAGCGCCGAACGCACCGCCGCCCAGCGCCTGGGGCATTTCCAGGGCCAGGTGCGCCTGGCCGAGAGTAAGCTCGGTGACCTGGAGCGCTTTCGCGGCGAGTACCAACAGCAGTGGATTGATCGCGGCAGCAAGGGTGTTTCCGGGCAGTGGCTGATGAACTATCAGCACTTTCTCAACCAGTTGGAAAGCGCCGTCGGCCAGCAGCGCCAGAGCCTGGCCTGGCACCAGAACAACCTCGACAAAGCCCGCGAAGGCTGGCAACAGGCCTACGCCCGGGTCGAGGGCCTGCGCAAGCTGGTGCAGCGTTACATCGATGAGGCGCGGGCCCTGGAGGACAAGCGCGAGCAGAAGTTGCTCGATGAACTGTCCCAGCGCCTGCCGCGCCAGGATCAATACTAG
- a CDS encoding STAS domain-containing protein produces the protein MSVESEVSLDGKKLTIAIKGRFDFGSHQSFRDSYERFYKVPETYVVDLKEATYLDSSALGMLLLLRDHAGDDADVRVINSNSDVRKILAISNFDKLFDIS, from the coding sequence ATGTCAGTCGAGTCAGAAGTATCCCTGGATGGGAAGAAATTGACGATCGCAATCAAGGGCCGGTTCGATTTCGGCAGTCATCAATCCTTTCGTGATTCCTATGAGCGGTTCTACAAGGTTCCCGAAACCTACGTCGTGGACTTGAAAGAGGCCACTTACCTCGACAGCTCGGCCCTGGGCATGTTGCTGCTGTTGCGTGATCACGCTGGTGATGACGCGGATGTGCGCGTGATCAACAGCAACTCCGATGTGCGCAAGATCCTCGCTATTTCCAACTTCGACAAACTGTTCGACATCAGTTGA
- a CDS encoding ATP-binding SpoIIE family protein phosphatase, translating into MSAQALDILTVLIAEDSAADRLLLSSIVRRQGHRVLSASNGQEAVEVFARERPQLVLMDALMPVMDGFEAARQIKQLAGEALVPIIFLTSLQESEALARCLDAGGDDFLAKPYNQIILAAKINAMDRLRRLQATVLEQRDQIARHHDYLLHEQRVAKAVFDKVAHSGCLNAAHNIRYLQSPYALFNGDLLLAAYAPSGDMHVLLGDFTGHGLPAAVGAMPLAEVFYGMTAKGYGLAQTLREMNAKLKRILPVDMFCCATLLCLSEQRRVVEVWNGGMPDGYVHEVATGRRTPLVSRHLPLGVLAPEVFDDRTEVWPMALGDRVFLLSDGVIDTADANDQLFGVERLQRVFAANREPEQLFVEIEQALAAFRGQVRDDISLVEITLLAEQSLLAPPLQYTDSGQSCPLDWSVSFEFRAETLKRYNPLPYLLQLLLEIHGLRGQSGALYSVMAELYSNALEHGVLGLDSRLKRDVQGFASYYRQRNERLDQLNSGHVRVHVNVVPTEAGGCLSLRIEDSGAGFDVETVLARPLDIDRLSGRGLNLVRQLSSNVRWTDGGRSVCVEFCWEALA; encoded by the coding sequence TTGAGTGCCCAGGCTCTGGACATCCTCACGGTACTGATCGCCGAGGACAGCGCTGCCGACCGGCTGCTACTGTCGAGCATCGTGCGCCGCCAGGGGCATCGGGTGCTCAGTGCCAGTAATGGCCAGGAAGCGGTCGAGGTGTTCGCCCGTGAGCGTCCGCAACTGGTGTTGATGGATGCGCTGATGCCGGTGATGGACGGCTTCGAGGCGGCCCGGCAGATCAAGCAGTTGGCCGGCGAAGCACTGGTGCCGATCATTTTTCTCACCTCCCTGCAAGAGAGCGAAGCCCTGGCGCGCTGCCTGGATGCCGGTGGCGATGACTTCCTGGCCAAGCCCTATAACCAGATCATCCTGGCCGCAAAGATCAACGCCATGGACCGCCTGCGCCGGTTGCAGGCCACCGTGCTTGAGCAGCGCGACCAGATCGCCCGTCACCATGACTACCTGCTGCATGAGCAACGGGTGGCCAAGGCGGTGTTCGACAAGGTCGCCCACTCTGGTTGCCTGAACGCGGCGCACAATATCCGTTACCTGCAATCGCCTTATGCGCTGTTCAATGGCGACCTGCTGCTGGCGGCCTATGCGCCGTCGGGCGATATGCATGTGCTGCTGGGCGACTTCACCGGGCATGGCTTGCCGGCGGCGGTCGGCGCGATGCCCCTGGCCGAGGTGTTCTACGGCATGACCGCCAAGGGCTATGGCCTGGCGCAGACCCTGCGGGAGATGAACGCCAAGCTCAAGCGCATCCTGCCGGTGGATATGTTCTGTTGTGCCACGCTGTTGTGTCTCAGTGAGCAGCGGCGGGTGGTGGAGGTATGGAACGGCGGCATGCCTGATGGCTATGTGCATGAAGTGGCCACGGGGCGGCGTACGCCGCTGGTGTCGCGGCATTTACCCCTGGGCGTGCTGGCGCCCGAGGTCTTTGACGACCGCACCGAGGTCTGGCCCATGGCCTTGGGCGACCGGGTGTTCTTGCTGTCCGATGGGGTGATTGATACCGCCGATGCCAACGACCAGTTGTTTGGGGTCGAGCGCCTGCAACGGGTGTTTGCCGCCAACCGTGAGCCTGAGCAACTGTTTGTTGAAATCGAACAGGCGCTTGCCGCATTCCGAGGGCAGGTGCGGGACGATATCAGCTTGGTCGAAATCACCCTGCTGGCCGAGCAATCGCTGTTGGCGCCACCTCTGCAGTACACCGACAGCGGCCAGTCCTGTCCGCTGGACTGGTCGGTGAGCTTCGAGTTTCGTGCCGAGACCCTCAAGCGTTACAACCCATTGCCATACCTGTTGCAGTTACTCCTGGAAATACATGGCCTGCGCGGCCAGAGCGGGGCGCTGTACAGTGTCATGGCCGAGTTGTACTCCAATGCCCTGGAGCATGGCGTGCTGGGCCTGGACTCCCGACTCAAACGCGATGTGCAGGGCTTTGCCAGCTATTATCGCCAGCGCAATGAGCGGCTCGACCAGTTGAACAGCGGCCACGTGCGTGTGCATGTGAACGTGGTTCCAACCGAGGCGGGTGGTTGCCTGAGCCTGCGTATCGAAGACAGCGGCGCCGGGTTCGATGTCGAAACAGTCCTGGCGCGGCCGTTGGATATCGACCGTCTGTCCGGGCGCGGGCTGAACCTGGTCCGGCAACTGAGCAGCAATGTACGTTGGACAGATGGCGGGCGCAGTGTGTGCGTGGAGTTTTGCTGGGAGGCTCTGGCATAA
- a CDS encoding Hpt domain-containing protein, which yields MTQIHMDPEVLVGLQEVMEGEYPHLLDTFLDDSQKRVEALRKARDDAKALGRIAHSFKGSSGNLGAVRLALLCQRLEAESAKEEVTDLGKLVDQIDHEFALVKPLYESERQRF from the coding sequence GTGACGCAGATACATATGGACCCTGAAGTGTTGGTGGGTTTGCAGGAAGTGATGGAGGGTGAATACCCCCACTTGCTCGACACCTTCCTCGATGACTCGCAAAAGCGCGTTGAAGCGTTGCGCAAGGCGCGCGATGACGCCAAGGCCCTGGGGCGTATCGCCCACAGCTTCAAGGGCAGCAGCGGCAACCTCGGTGCGGTGCGCCTGGCGCTGTTGTGCCAGCGATTGGAGGCTGAGTCGGCCAAGGAAGAGGTTACCGACCTGGGCAAACTGGTCGACCAGATTGATCACGAGTTTGCGTTGGTCAAGCCGCTGTATGAGTCGGAGCGCCAGCGCTTCTAG
- a CDS encoding flagellar hook-length control protein FliK, producing the protein MPLAPNSLLQAAPAVKPQASSANAQATAADTRAKAPGFAQVFAKESKATPAKAADMAPKPSHDKPASTSAKKDVGNDKPAAGAPAVADSGKTLPATPPAKADAAAPGDDDKGADKDLAQTPPPAVDPASVAAVTPAPVAVQAAVADDATAPLLVTTPAVAEEVVPFDPEADPLDSLPAVRLAMEQGGHVSASSQAAQKNLPTQAEPTAAQNFSNGLAAMVDQQAAKDSTDQGGEKAFSGLIEDGLKDLKGASSDTRVDDFANRLAALTQAATPKTTNALPLNNQPLAMHQGGWTEEVVNRVMYLSSANLKSADIQLQPAELGRLDIRVNITADQQAQVNFMSGHAAVREALESQSGRLREMFAQQGMGQVDVNVSDQSRGWQGQGQEQQQNQARGVSGSGGHSDGHDAGLAGEVTEVAAPIAQSVIGSSAVDYYA; encoded by the coding sequence ATGCCTCTAGCCCCCAACTCGCTCCTGCAAGCCGCTCCTGCGGTCAAGCCCCAGGCGTCCTCCGCGAATGCGCAGGCAACGGCCGCAGACACGCGGGCCAAAGCGCCAGGCTTTGCACAGGTGTTCGCCAAGGAGTCCAAGGCGACCCCGGCCAAGGCTGCGGATATGGCACCCAAGCCGAGCCATGACAAGCCAGCCAGCACCAGCGCCAAGAAAGATGTTGGCAACGACAAGCCTGCCGCTGGCGCTCCAGCGGTTGCCGATAGCGGCAAGACTTTGCCTGCCACGCCGCCCGCCAAGGCCGACGCGGCAGCCCCCGGCGATGACGACAAAGGTGCGGACAAGGATCTGGCGCAAACCCCGCCGCCAGCGGTCGATCCGGCTTCGGTCGCGGCGGTGACACCCGCTCCGGTAGCGGTCCAGGCCGCTGTAGCGGATGACGCCACCGCGCCGTTGCTGGTGACTACCCCTGCGGTCGCTGAAGAGGTCGTGCCTTTCGACCCCGAAGCCGATCCACTGGACTCATTGCCAGCCGTGCGCCTGGCGATGGAGCAGGGCGGTCATGTGTCTGCCAGCAGCCAGGCAGCGCAAAAGAACCTGCCGACCCAGGCTGAACCCACCGCCGCGCAGAACTTCAGCAACGGCCTGGCGGCCATGGTTGACCAGCAGGCGGCCAAGGACAGCACTGACCAGGGTGGCGAGAAGGCTTTCAGCGGCCTGATCGAAGATGGCCTCAAGGACTTGAAGGGCGCGAGCAGTGACACTCGCGTCGATGACTTCGCCAATCGTCTGGCCGCCTTGACCCAGGCTGCCACCCCCAAGACCACCAACGCCTTGCCCCTGAATAACCAGCCGCTGGCCATGCATCAGGGTGGCTGGACCGAGGAGGTGGTGAACCGGGTCATGTACCTGTCCAGCGCCAACCTCAAATCTGCCGATATCCAATTGCAGCCGGCCGAACTGGGACGCCTGGATATCCGCGTGAATATCACTGCCGACCAGCAGGCCCAAGTGAACTTCATGAGCGGCCATGCCGCCGTGCGCGAGGCCCTGGAGAGCCAGTCCGGGCGCCTGCGGGAAATGTTCGCCCAGCAGGGCATGGGCCAGGTCGACGTGAACGTGTCCGACCAGTCCCGTGGCTGGCAGGGCCAGGGTCAGGAGCAACAGCAGAACCAGGCGCGAGGTGTCAGTGGCAGTGGCGGTCACAGCGATGGGCATGACGCAGGCCTTGCGGGCGAAGTCACTGAAGTGGCGGCACCGATAGCCCAATCCGTCATCGGCTCCAGCGCCGTGGACTACTACGCCTGA
- the fliL gene encoding flagellar basal body-associated protein FliL, protein MAKSDDAATATVPAAGKGKLKMILLIVVGLLLAIGVSVGATWYFMHSAQSKPVPVAETASNVKQPAIFEQMLPAFVANYNQNGRQRYLQVSITLQARNQADMDALKVHMPVIRNNLVMLFSGQSFDSLATPVGQEMLRQKVTASVQEVAQKELGKVVVEQALFTNFVLQ, encoded by the coding sequence ATGGCGAAGAGTGACGACGCAGCGACAGCAACAGTACCTGCAGCAGGCAAGGGCAAGCTCAAGATGATCCTGCTGATTGTCGTGGGCTTGTTATTGGCCATTGGCGTGTCGGTGGGGGCTACCTGGTACTTTATGCACAGTGCCCAGAGCAAGCCGGTACCTGTGGCCGAGACCGCCAGCAACGTCAAGCAACCGGCAATCTTCGAGCAGATGCTCCCGGCCTTTGTTGCCAACTACAACCAGAACGGTCGGCAACGCTACCTGCAGGTGAGCATTACCTTGCAGGCGCGCAACCAGGCGGACATGGATGCCCTCAAGGTGCATATGCCGGTGATCCGCAACAACCTGGTGATGCTGTTCTCCGGGCAGAGCTTCGACAGCCTGGCCACCCCCGTGGGCCAGGAAATGCTGCGCCAGAAAGTCACTGCCAGCGTGCAGGAAGTGGCCCAGAAAGAACTGGGCAAAGTCGTGGTCGAGCAGGCGCTCTTCACTAATTTCGTATTGCAGTAG
- the fliM gene encoding flagellar motor switch protein FliM, protein MAVQDLLSQDEIDALLHGVDDGLVQTEMAAEPGSVKSYDLTSQDRIVRGRMPTLEMINERFARYTRISMFNMLRRSADVAVGGVQVMKFGEYVHSLYVPTSLNLVKIKPLRGTALFILDAKLVFKLVDNFFGGDGRHAKIEGREFTPTELRVVRMVLEQAFIDLKEAWQAIMEVNFEYINSEVNPAMANIVGPSEAIVVSTFHIELDGGGGDLHVTMPYSMIEPVREMLDAGFQSDLDDQDERWVKALREDLLDVDVPLSATVARRQLRLRDILHMQPGDVIPVELPDELIMRANGVPSFKVKLGSHKGNLALQVVEPINRR, encoded by the coding sequence ATGGCCGTGCAAGACCTGCTGTCCCAGGATGAAATCGACGCGCTGTTGCATGGTGTCGACGATGGTCTGGTACAGACCGAAATGGCTGCCGAGCCCGGCAGCGTCAAAAGTTATGACCTGACCAGCCAGGATCGCATCGTCCGCGGACGCATGCCGACCCTGGAAATGATCAACGAACGTTTTGCCCGCTACACCCGTATCAGCATGTTCAACATGCTGCGCCGCTCGGCGGACGTGGCGGTGGGCGGTGTGCAGGTGATGAAGTTTGGCGAGTACGTGCATTCGCTGTACGTGCCCACCAGCCTCAACCTGGTCAAGATCAAGCCCCTGCGTGGCACCGCGCTGTTCATCCTCGACGCCAAGCTGGTGTTCAAGCTGGTGGACAACTTCTTCGGCGGTGACGGCCGTCACGCCAAGATTGAAGGCCGTGAATTCACGCCTACCGAGTTGCGTGTGGTGCGCATGGTGCTGGAACAGGCCTTTATCGACCTGAAGGAAGCCTGGCAGGCGATCATGGAAGTCAATTTCGAGTACATCAACTCGGAAGTGAACCCGGCCATGGCCAACATCGTCGGGCCCAGCGAAGCCATCGTGGTCTCCACCTTCCATATCGAACTCGATGGCGGCGGCGGCGACCTGCACGTGACCATGCCGTACTCGATGATCGAGCCGGTGCGCGAGATGCTCGATGCGGGCTTCCAGTCTGACCTGGACGACCAGGACGAGCGCTGGGTCAAGGCCCTGCGCGAAGACTTGCTGGACGTTGACGTACCGCTGAGCGCCACCGTGGCGCGCCGCCAGCTGCGCCTGCGGGACATTTTGCATATGCAGCCGGGGGATGTGATTCCCGTCGAACTGCCAGACGAATTGATTATGCGCGCCAATGGCGTGCCGTCGTTCAAGGTCAAGCTCGGTTCCCACAAAGGGAACCTGGCGTTGCAAGTGGTTGAGCCGATCAACCGTCGCTGA